TTCGGAGGATTGGTAAGTGTTTTCAAGAATTCTATACCTGTCAATTTTGGCATTTGAATGTCCAGAAAAATGAGGTCCACTGGTTCGCCAGACTGGATATAGTCAAACGCTTTGATGGCATTTCTAAACTTGCCCACCAGCTCTAATGAATCAATTTTATCTACATAAGATTCTATGACCTCAATAGCCAAAGGCTCGTCATCTACTATTATACATTTCATGCCGTTTTCCTAAAGTTTATTTCCATCATTACGGTAAAAGTCTTGGCGCCGTCAATAATATCCAATCGATAGTCGTCTCTATACAACAGATCCAGTCTTCGCTTCACGTTTTTCAATCCAATACCATGTTCATGGTCATCCAGTCGCTGGGTTTCACTTTTACTATTTTCAATGCTCAGCTTTAACTTATTTTCAATTATTGATAAATCCAGATATACCCAAGATTTATCTAGCTCCTCATTCACTCCATGTTTGAAACTATTTTCCAGAAATGGTAAGATAATCATAGGTGCCACATAGACTCCAGTAGTCTCTCCAGTGATCATAGCCTTGATATCCAAGTTATCGCCATGTCGCATTCTTTCTATTTCGATGTAATTTTTAATGAAATTCAATTCATTATCCAAAGGTACTTTTGGGGCGTTGCATTCATAGAGCATATAGTTGATCAGTTCTGAAAGCTTCAGCACCATCTCGGGCGCATGGTCCGATTTTTTTAGCGTAAGCGCATAGAGATTGTTCAGCGTATTGAAGAGAAAATGAGGATGGATCTGAGTCTTTAAGAATTTTAATTCAGCCTCTAGCTTTTCGTGAGCCAGAATCTGCTTGTCCTGCT
The sequence above is drawn from the Reichenbachiella sp. genome and encodes:
- a CDS encoding sensor histidine kinase; translated protein: MGSIEARIRDLFKNRLFSHIIFWFSYVVFHAALWGSYKGEWELAFIDQLIYLPVKIIITYYTIYVLLPKYVLKGKWVSFAFLLIASALTGGTLYRLITFYVEYPLYYPKYLNEPVLQMFKIFKGIVQIYPVVFLATTIKILKHWYVNQQDKQILAHEKLEAELKFLKTQIHPHFLFNTLNNLYALTLKKSDHAPEMVLKLSELINYMLYECNAPKVPLDNELNFIKNYIEIERMRHGDNLDIKAMITGETTGVYVAPMIILPFLENSFKHGVNEELDKSWVYLDLSIIENKLKLSIENSKSETQRLDDHEHGIGLKNVKRRLDLLYRDDYRLDIIDGAKTFTVMMEINFRKTA